The Micavibrio sp. TMED2 genome includes a window with the following:
- a CDS encoding transporter: MDVVVNVVAPVFAIIIAGWIAARAGLLGRDGSTALNQFVYWFSLPPVLFLGLARAPLSDIFNGPFLAAFLGGLFLTYLVTLAIGWVVWPRTTKPDLPGTTGQNASMMALNASFSNTGYMGIPLFIALVGNSNLAPVIIATVIMSAVMVAVAIIMLEALGKSDHSKLKVALGIGKSLIKNPLIMSSVAGLIAAFIKLPIPDPIQRFGDLMGAAAGPCALFAIGLFLAGQNLKEGLGNAFWVSVMKLALQPIVTLVLIDCFFPMDPYWRASALVLAALPTGALTFVVAQRYQIHVGETSTAILVSTVLSIMTLSGILIALAPVFQKAVAG; encoded by the coding sequence ATGGATGTAGTCGTCAACGTTGTCGCCCCGGTCTTCGCCATTATCATTGCCGGATGGATTGCCGCCCGTGCCGGTCTGCTTGGCCGCGACGGCAGTACGGCATTGAACCAGTTTGTCTATTGGTTTTCCCTGCCGCCGGTGCTGTTCCTCGGCCTTGCCCGTGCACCGCTCAGCGATATTTTCAACGGACCGTTTCTGGCCGCCTTTCTCGGCGGGCTATTCCTGACCTATCTGGTGACGCTGGCGATCGGCTGGGTCGTCTGGCCCCGCACCACCAAACCGGACTTGCCCGGCACCACCGGCCAGAACGCCAGCATGATGGCGCTCAATGCCAGCTTCTCCAACACCGGCTATATGGGCATTCCGCTGTTCATCGCGCTGGTCGGCAACAGCAACCTTGCACCGGTAATCATCGCCACAGTGATCATGAGCGCGGTGATGGTCGCAGTGGCCATCATCATGCTCGAAGCACTGGGCAAGAGCGATCATTCCAAGCTCAAGGTCGCCCTCGGCATCGGCAAGTCGCTGATCAAAAACCCGCTGATCATGTCTTCGGTCGCCGGTCTGATTGCCGCCTTTATCAAGCTGCCGATACCGGACCCGATCCAGCGGTTCGGTGACCTGATGGGGGCTGCTGCCGGTCCCTGCGCCCTGTTTGCCATCGGCCTGTTTCTCGCCGGTCAGAACCTGAAGGAAGGGCTCGGCAATGCCTTCTGGGTTTCGGTCATGAAACTGGCGCTGCAACCGATCGTGACACTGGTGCTGATCGATTGCTTCTTCCCCATGGACCCCTATTGGCGGGCCTCGGCGCTGGTGCTCGCCGCCTTACCCACAGGGGCGCTCACCTTCGTGGTTGCCCAGCGTTATCAGATACATGTGGGCGAAACATCGACCGCAATCCTTGTGTCCACGGTGCTATCAATCATGACTCTTTCGGGAATTTTGATAGCTTTGGCTCCCGTCTTTCAAAAAGCGGTGGCAGGGTGA
- a CDS encoding lysine--tRNA ligase, whose product MTEIDLDLALNARAWPFEEARKLAKRFEKNPPKSGKVLFETGYGPSGLPHIGTFGEVVRTTMVRRAFERISDLPTKLICFSDDMDGLRKVPDNVPNQDLLRQHLNKPLTVVPDPFGTHDSFGRHNNARLQSFLDQFGFEYDFYSSTDCYKSGMFDDALRRALECYDEIMGVMLPSLGPERRETYSIFLPISPTTGEVLQVPMLETNPSAGTIVFEDVDGKKVELPVTGGKVKMQWKPDWAMRWYALGIDYEMSGKDLIESVRLSSKITRVMGAKPPETLSYELFLDAQGQKISKSKGNGLSVEEWLRYAPDESLALYMFQKPKQAKRLHFDVIPKAVDEYLTFCEKFPEEPADKQIENPVWHIHNGNPPKTSNHLSFAILLNLASVVNAEEKGVLWGFITRYAPEATPETAPFLDRLAEYAVTYYQDFVKPEKAYRAPDEKERAALADLVKTLDELPADASAEDIQTAIYSIGKDHGFENLRDWFKALYQTLLGQDQGPRFGSFVALYGIKETKALINQALAGELTATVPA is encoded by the coding sequence ATGACCGAAATTGACCTAGATCTCGCCCTGAATGCCCGTGCCTGGCCCTTTGAGGAAGCCCGCAAGCTGGCCAAGCGGTTTGAGAAGAACCCGCCGAAGAGCGGCAAGGTCCTGTTTGAAACCGGTTACGGTCCATCGGGTCTGCCGCATATCGGCACCTTCGGCGAAGTGGTTCGTACCACAATGGTGCGCCGTGCCTTCGAGCGCATCTCCGATCTGCCGACCAAGCTGATCTGCTTCTCCGATGACATGGATGGCCTGCGCAAGGTACCGGACAATGTGCCCAATCAGGACCTGCTGCGTCAGCACCTGAACAAGCCGCTGACCGTGGTGCCTGATCCGTTCGGCACCCATGACAGCTTCGGTCGCCATAACAATGCGCGTCTGCAGTCGTTCCTCGACCAGTTCGGTTTCGAGTATGATTTCTACTCCTCCACCGACTGCTACAAGAGCGGCATGTTCGATGACGCCCTGCGTCGGGCACTTGAATGCTATGACGAGATCATGGGCGTGATGCTACCGAGCCTTGGGCCGGAGCGACGGGAGACCTATTCGATCTTCCTGCCGATCTCACCAACCACCGGTGAGGTTCTGCAGGTGCCGATGCTGGAAACCAATCCGTCTGCTGGCACCATCGTCTTTGAAGATGTCGACGGCAAAAAAGTCGAGCTGCCGGTCACCGGCGGCAAGGTGAAAATGCAGTGGAAGCCCGACTGGGCGATGCGCTGGTATGCCCTCGGCATCGACTACGAAATGTCCGGTAAGGACCTGATCGAGAGCGTGCGCCTGTCGAGCAAAATCACCCGCGTCATGGGTGCCAAACCACCGGAAACCCTCAGCTATGAGTTGTTCCTCGATGCGCAGGGCCAGAAGATTTCAAAATCGAAAGGCAATGGCCTCTCGGTCGAGGAATGGCTGCGCTATGCCCCGGATGAGAGCCTTGCGCTCTATATGTTCCAGAAGCCGAAACAGGCAAAACGCCTGCATTTCGATGTGATCCCGAAAGCGGTCGATGAATATCTCACCTTCTGTGAGAAATTCCCGGAAGAGCCTGCGGACAAACAGATCGAAAACCCGGTCTGGCACATTCATAACGGTAACCCGCCAAAGACCAGCAATCATCTGAGCTTTGCCATCCTGCTCAACCTCGCCTCCGTGGTGAATGCCGAGGAGAAAGGCGTACTCTGGGGCTTCATCACCCGCTATGCACCCGAGGCAACGCCGGAAACCGCACCGTTCCTTGATCGGCTGGCCGAATATGCCGTCACCTATTATCAGGACTTCGTGAAGCCCGAGAAAGCCTATCGTGCGCCTGATGAGAAGGAACGGGCGGCACTTGCCGATCTGGTGAAAACGCTGGACGAACTGCCTGCCGATGCCTCGGCCGAGGACATCCAGACCGCGATCTATTCGATCGGCAAGGACCACGGGTTCGAGAACCTGCGTGACTGGTTCAAGGCGCTGTATCAGACCCTGCTCGGTCAGGATCAGGGCCCGCGCTTTGGTTCTTTTGTCGCACTCTACGGCATCAAGGAAACCAAAGCCCTGATAAATCAGGCGCTTGCCGGTGAATTGACCGCAACCGTACCCGCCTGA
- a CDS encoding protease, which yields MPSITNAKVLIMAANGFEQSELEVPRDTLAKAGADVKIATPDGEDVTGWDTNDWGNKVASDLAIAKVKVDDFDVLVLPGGQINPDLLRVNDDALEVITEFSAQNKPIAAICHGPWLLIEAKLIDGVTATSYKSIRTDMENAGARWRDEEVVFDRGIITSRNPDDLDAFCKTIVKAVEHPAPMETVSNAAQEGDDARMLPA from the coding sequence ATGCCTAGTATCACCAATGCCAAAGTCCTGATTATGGCTGCCAACGGCTTCGAGCAATCGGAGTTGGAAGTGCCGCGGGATACGCTCGCTAAAGCCGGGGCAGATGTTAAAATCGCCACCCCGGATGGTGAGGATGTCACCGGCTGGGATACGAACGATTGGGGCAACAAGGTTGCCAGCGATCTTGCGATTGCCAAGGTCAAGGTCGATGATTTCGACGTGCTGGTTCTGCCCGGCGGCCAGATAAACCCCGACCTGCTGCGCGTCAATGATGATGCGTTGGAAGTCATCACCGAATTCAGCGCCCAGAACAAACCGATCGCCGCCATCTGTCACGGCCCGTGGCTGCTGATTGAGGCCAAGCTGATCGATGGCGTGACCGCCACTTCCTATAAATCCATCCGAACGGATATGGAGAATGCCGGTGCCCGTTGGCGGGACGAAGAGGTCGTGTTCGACCGAGGCATCATCACCAGCCGAAATCCCGATGACCTTGATGCGTTTTGCAAGACCATCGTCAAGGCGGTCGAGCATCCGGCACCGATGGAAACCGTGAGCAATGCTGCCCAGGAAGGCGACGATGCGCGTATGTTGCCCGCTTAA
- a CDS encoding Host attachment protein: MSRTEALAPDTWVLVADGEKALFLRNQGDEEAPFFSVVKKEEIDNPPTREQAANHPGRFNDGPSAHRSAVDDTDWHQLEKERFADDLAAQLYKMAHKRRFNRLIIAAAPEVLGNLRPQLHKEVQACLVAEISKDFTNHPLDEVERLIVKSLH, from the coding sequence ATGTCCAGAACCGAAGCACTCGCACCCGATACATGGGTTCTCGTCGCCGATGGCGAAAAGGCTCTGTTCCTGCGCAATCAGGGTGATGAGGAAGCACCGTTCTTCAGCGTGGTGAAAAAGGAAGAGATTGATAATCCGCCAACACGCGAACAGGCCGCCAACCACCCCGGCCGTTTCAATGACGGCCCATCGGCCCACCGTTCAGCGGTCGACGATACTGACTGGCACCAGCTGGAAAAGGAACGCTTTGCCGATGATCTCGCAGCCCAGCTGTACAAGATGGCGCACAAGCGCCGCTTCAACCGGCTGATCATTGCAGCAGCGCCGGAAGTGCTCGGCAATCTCCGTCCGCAACTGCACAAGGAAGTGCAGGCCTGTCTCGTGGCAGAAATCAGCAAGGACTTCACCAACCATCCGCTTGATGAGGTCGAACGCCTGATCGTCAAATCACTGCATTGA
- a CDS encoding DNA-binding protein — translation MMKHADIWRGIDRLADSRGLTPSGLARKAGLDPTTFNKSKRQTPSGKARWPSTESLAKILEATGATLEELVGLIEQRQTARQQIPLIGFAEAGQQGFFDDGGFPAGAGWDLVEAPNINDENAYALEVSGQSMEPAFGPGDILIISPAASVRRGDRVVLKTKGGEVMAKELVRQTATKIELKSINPDHDNPCFNIDDVEWMARILWASQ, via the coding sequence ATGATGAAGCATGCCGACATATGGCGCGGTATTGACCGGCTAGCCGACAGTCGGGGCCTGACACCATCCGGCCTCGCCCGTAAGGCTGGGCTTGATCCAACCACCTTCAACAAATCCAAACGCCAGACCCCGTCCGGCAAGGCGCGTTGGCCATCGACCGAAAGTCTCGCCAAGATTCTGGAGGCGACCGGTGCCACGCTTGAGGAACTGGTCGGGCTGATCGAGCAGCGCCAGACCGCCCGCCAGCAGATCCCCCTGATCGGGTTTGCCGAGGCTGGTCAGCAGGGCTTTTTCGATGATGGCGGATTTCCTGCCGGGGCAGGCTGGGACTTGGTTGAAGCGCCCAATATCAATGATGAAAACGCCTATGCTCTCGAGGTCAGTGGCCAGAGCATGGAACCGGCCTTCGGGCCCGGCGACATTCTGATTATCTCACCGGCGGCGAGTGTGCGGCGCGGTGACCGTGTGGTGCTGAAAACCAAGGGCGGTGAGGTGATGGCCAAGGAACTGGTGCGCCAGACCGCCACCAAGATCGAGCTGAAGAGCATCAACCCGGATCATGATAACCCATGCTTCAACATCGATGATGTGGAGTGGATGGCGCGTATCCTCTGGGCCAGCCAGTAA
- a CDS encoding phage tail protein, giving the protein MTDDPDQTASRAKALKAQFDAALSRRQHWESHWQECYDLTLPQRAGFGDTSSAGGRLHDDVYDGTAADAVDQLAASLLANLTPPWSRWFGLVPGPDLDEAAAERISPVLAKISTKLQAHFDRSNFAVEMHQCYLDLVTGGTACLGLEPEQPGEMSAFRFTAVPLADIVLDEGPTGRLDVTFRRLQLTAEQFRNRFPDQPLPDELQNDKTGTAKVTVIEAVIPDGPAYRHDIIMSEGSQNSDPMLLASKRQAESPFINFRWLKAPGETYGRSPVMKALPDIKTANKVVELILKNASIAVTGIWQAEDDGVLNPATVELVPGAIIPKAVGSGGLSPLDMPGRFDVSQLVLDDLRGRIRHSLLIDRMAAISNRTMTTTEVVERSAEMARILGATYGRLQSELLTPLVLRAVDILRKRGEVPDIPIDGRMVSLDHRSPLAQAQAQREVQTTLSWLEAASALGPDAQRVVDSAAAARWLGKTLGVPPELMRDTPAPISPPVFPPRPPGPHPVPPATGPLPPTELSPIEPFPSSATTQRSA; this is encoded by the coding sequence ATGACCGACGACCCGGATCAGACCGCGAGCCGGGCCAAGGCACTCAAGGCACAGTTCGACGCTGCCCTGTCCCGCCGCCAGCATTGGGAGAGCCACTGGCAGGAATGCTATGACCTGACCCTGCCGCAACGCGCCGGGTTCGGCGATACCAGCTCTGCCGGTGGCCGCCTGCATGACGACGTCTATGACGGCACCGCCGCCGATGCGGTGGACCAACTGGCGGCCAGCCTGCTCGCCAACCTGACGCCACCATGGTCGCGCTGGTTCGGCCTCGTCCCCGGCCCCGATCTCGACGAGGCCGCCGCCGAGCGCATCAGCCCAGTGCTGGCCAAAATCTCCACCAAGCTGCAGGCGCATTTCGACCGGTCAAACTTCGCTGTGGAAATGCACCAGTGCTATCTCGATCTCGTCACCGGCGGCACGGCCTGCCTCGGGCTTGAACCGGAACAGCCGGGCGAAATGTCGGCCTTCCGCTTCACCGCGGTACCGCTCGCCGACATCGTGCTCGACGAGGGGCCGACCGGTCGGCTCGATGTTACCTTCCGCCGCCTGCAACTGACCGCCGAACAGTTCCGCAACCGGTTCCCCGACCAGCCCCTGCCGGATGAGCTGCAGAATGACAAGACCGGCACCGCCAAGGTCACGGTCATCGAAGCGGTGATCCCGGACGGCCCCGCCTATCGCCACGACATCATCATGAGCGAGGGCAGCCAAAACAGCGACCCGATGCTGCTCGCCAGCAAGCGACAGGCGGAAAGTCCGTTCATCAATTTCCGCTGGCTGAAGGCACCGGGGGAGACCTATGGCCGCTCGCCGGTGATGAAGGCCCTGCCGGATATCAAGACCGCAAACAAGGTGGTGGAGCTGATCCTGAAGAACGCCTCCATCGCCGTCACCGGCATCTGGCAGGCGGAAGATGACGGCGTCCTCAACCCGGCCACGGTCGAGCTGGTACCGGGGGCGATCATCCCGAAGGCAGTCGGCTCCGGCGGCCTGTCGCCACTGGATATGCCAGGCCGCTTTGATGTGTCCCAGCTGGTGCTCGACGATCTGCGCGGTCGAATCCGGCACAGCCTGCTGATCGACCGTATGGCGGCGATCAGCAACCGCACCATGACCACGACCGAAGTGGTCGAACGCTCGGCCGAGATGGCACGGATACTGGGTGCCACCTATGGCCGGTTGCAATCGGAGCTGCTGACCCCGCTGGTGCTGCGTGCGGTCGACATTCTGCGCAAACGCGGCGAGGTACCGGATATCCCGATTGACGGGCGCATGGTCAGCCTCGACCACCGCTCGCCACTGGCACAGGCGCAGGCCCAGCGTGAGGTACAGACCACGCTCAGCTGGCTGGAAGCGGCCAGTGCGCTCGGCCCCGATGCCCAGCGCGTTGTCGACAGCGCCGCCGCCGCCCGCTGGCTCGGCAAGACCCTCGGTGTACCGCCCGAGCTGATGCGCGACACCCCGGCACCAATATCGCCACCAGTGTTCCCACCAAGGCCACCGGGTCCGCACCCTGTGCCACCAGCGACAGGCCCATTACCCCCGACTGAATTATCCCCCATTGAACCATTCCCGTCCTCAGCCACCACCCAAAGGAGTGCTTGA
- a CDS encoding NrdH-redoxin: protein MTITVYSKPACVQCTATTRALDAKGISYQVVDLTEDAAAMTKVSELGYRQAPVVVAGEEHWAGFRPDMIGRLD from the coding sequence ATGACCATCACCGTTTATTCGAAACCAGCATGCGTTCAGTGCACCGCGACAACCCGTGCGCTTGATGCCAAAGGTATCAGCTACCAGGTAGTTGATCTGACGGAAGATGCCGCCGCCATGACCAAGGTTTCAGAGCTTGGCTACCGTCAGGCCCCTGTCGTGGTCGCCGGTGAAGAGCACTGGGCCGGTTTCCGTCCCGACATGATCGGCCGCTTGGACTAA
- a CDS encoding class Ib ribonucleoside-diphosphate reductase assembly flavoprotein NrdI, producing MGGLVYYSSQSGNTVRFVERLSLPAMRIPISPSEPMPEPTEPYILICPSYADGQGRGAVAKQVIHFLNDPKRRAGLRGVIASGNRNFGELFACAGDVITKKCDVPVLYRFELAGTDADIRNVKIGLEKFWRHECSMTA from the coding sequence ATGGGTGGGCTCGTATATTATTCCTCGCAATCGGGAAATACCGTTCGGTTTGTCGAACGGCTGAGCCTGCCCGCCATGCGGATTCCGATATCGCCATCAGAACCGATGCCGGAACCGACCGAACCATATATCCTGATCTGCCCATCCTATGCTGATGGTCAAGGTCGTGGCGCTGTAGCCAAGCAAGTCATCCACTTTCTCAATGATCCCAAACGACGCGCCGGTTTGCGCGGGGTAATTGCCAGTGGCAATCGAAACTTCGGCGAACTGTTTGCCTGCGCCGGTGATGTTATCACCAAGAAATGTGACGTTCCTGTGCTCTATCGGTTTGAGCTTGCGGGAACAGATGCTGATATTCGCAACGTCAAAATTGGATTAGAGAAATTCTGGAGGCATGAATGCTCGATGACAGCTTAA
- a CDS encoding ribonucleotide-diphosphate reductase subunit alpha (Catalyzes the rate-limiting step in dNTP synthesis), with translation MLDDSLTETLDYHGLNAMLNLYDENGKIRFDADRKAARQYFLQHVNQNTVFFHSLDEKLGYLVDEDYYDAAVLGLYDKKFLHRIWDEAYAKKFRFPTFLGAFKYYTAYTLKTRDGKRYLERYEDRVVMVALTLANGDKNLAMRFMEEILSGRFQPATPTFLNAGKKSRGELISCFLLRLEDNMESIGRSINSALQLSKRGGGVALLLTNLRESGAPIKGIENQSSGVIPVMKLLEDSFSYANQLGARQGAGAVYLNAHHPDIMKFLDTKRENADEKIRIKTLSLGVVIPDVTFELAKRNEDMYLFSPYDVERIYGMPFSEISVTEKYAEMVDDKRIRKTKINARDFFQTIAEIQFESGYPYIMFEDTVNKANPVAGRINMSNLCSEILQVNEASTFHDNLNYDHTGTDISCNLGSLNIAKTMDSPNLGLTVETAVRALTAVSEMSAIDSVPSIRRGNDEAHAIGLGQMNLHGFLAREHIHYGSPEGVEFTSVYFATVLYHALRASNALAREKKHKFAGFDDSKYADGSFFDKYTNRDWLPTMPDVERLFKDINLPTRDDWAELRDNVMKHGLYNRNLQAVPPTGSISYINNSTSSIHPIVSKIEIRKEGAIGRVYYPAPFMNNENLEYYRDAYEIGPEGLIDTYAAATEHVDQGLSLTLFFPAEATTRDINRAQIYAWKRGIKTIYYIRLRQAALEGTEVQGCVSCSL, from the coding sequence ATGCTCGATGACAGCTTAACGGAAACGCTGGATTACCATGGCCTGAATGCCATGCTGAATCTCTATGATGAGAACGGCAAAATCCGCTTCGATGCGGACCGTAAAGCCGCCAGACAGTATTTTCTCCAGCATGTGAACCAGAACACCGTGTTCTTTCACAGCCTGGACGAGAAGCTGGGCTATCTCGTCGATGAGGATTATTACGACGCTGCGGTTCTTGGTCTCTATGACAAGAAGTTCCTGCACCGTATCTGGGACGAGGCCTATGCCAAGAAGTTCCGCTTCCCGACCTTCCTCGGCGCGTTCAAATATTACACCGCCTATACGCTGAAGACCCGCGACGGCAAACGCTATCTTGAGCGTTATGAGGATCGCGTGGTCATGGTTGCCCTGACCCTCGCCAATGGCGACAAGAACCTCGCCATGCGCTTCATGGAAGAGATCCTGTCCGGTCGTTTCCAGCCAGCCACCCCGACCTTCCTCAATGCCGGCAAGAAAAGCCGCGGCGAGCTGATCTCCTGCTTCCTGCTCCGTCTCGAAGACAACATGGAGAGCATCGGTCGCTCCATCAACTCGGCCCTGCAGCTGTCCAAGCGCGGTGGCGGTGTTGCCCTGCTGCTGACCAATCTCCGGGAATCCGGTGCGCCGATCAAGGGCATCGAAAACCAGTCTTCCGGTGTCATTCCGGTAATGAAGCTGCTCGAAGACAGCTTCTCCTATGCCAATCAGCTGGGTGCGCGTCAGGGTGCCGGTGCGGTCTATCTGAATGCCCACCACCCGGACATCATGAAGTTTCTCGACACCAAGCGCGAGAATGCCGACGAGAAAATCCGTATCAAGACCCTGTCACTGGGCGTCGTGATCCCGGATGTGACCTTCGAGCTGGCCAAGCGCAACGAGGATATGTACCTGTTCTCGCCCTATGATGTTGAGCGCATCTACGGCATGCCATTCTCCGAAATCTCGGTCACCGAGAAATATGCGGAAATGGTCGATGACAAGCGTATCCGCAAGACCAAGATCAACGCCCGCGACTTCTTCCAGACCATTGCCGAAATCCAGTTCGAGAGCGGTTATCCGTACATCATGTTCGAGGACACGGTGAACAAGGCCAACCCTGTTGCCGGTCGGATCAACATGTCCAACCTGTGCTCGGAAATCCTGCAGGTCAACGAAGCGTCAACCTTCCATGACAACCTGAATTACGACCATACCGGCACCGATATCTCCTGTAATCTAGGCTCGCTGAATATCGCCAAGACCATGGATAGCCCGAACCTCGGCCTGACCGTCGAGACCGCGGTTCGTGCGCTCACCGCCGTATCGGAAATGTCGGCCATCGACTCTGTGCCGTCAATCCGTCGCGGCAATGATGAAGCCCACGCCATCGGCCTCGGCCAGATGAACCTGCATGGCTTCCTCGCCCGTGAGCATATCCACTACGGCAGCCCGGAAGGGGTCGAGTTTACCAGCGTCTACTTTGCGACTGTGCTGTACCACGCCCTGCGCGCCTCAAACGCACTGGCCCGTGAGAAGAAACATAAATTCGCCGGTTTCGACGATTCCAAATATGCCGATGGCAGCTTCTTTGACAAATATACCAATCGTGACTGGCTGCCGACCATGCCGGACGTGGAGCGTCTGTTCAAAGATATCAACCTGCCGACCCGCGATGACTGGGCCGAGCTGCGCGACAATGTCATGAAGCACGGGCTGTACAACCGCAATCTGCAGGCCGTACCGCCAACCGGTTCGATCAGCTACATCAACAACTCAACCTCTTCCATCCACCCGATCGTCTCCAAGATCGAGATCCGGAAGGAAGGTGCGATCGGTCGGGTTTATTACCCTGCACCGTTCATGAACAACGAGAATCTCGAATATTACCGGGATGCCTATGAGATCGGTCCGGAAGGTCTGATTGATACCTATGCGGCGGCCACCGAGCACGTGGATCAGGGCCTGTCCCTGACCCTGTTCTTCCCGGCCGAGGCAACCACCCGGGACATCAACCGCGCCCAGATCTATGCCTGGAAGCGTGGCATCAAGACAATCTACTACATACGCCTGCGCCAGGCTGCCCTTGAGGGCACCGAGGTTCAGGGCTGTGTTTCCTGCTCGCTGTGA
- a CDS encoding class 1b ribonucleoside-diphosphate reductase subunit beta has translation MDGLNVDPSMTMTPKAINWNRLQDDKDLEVWNRLTANFWLPEKVPLSNDIPSWATLRPHEQQLTIRVFTGLTLLDTIQNAIGAPSMMPDAITPHEEAVLSNIAFMEAVHARSYSSIFSTLCSTKEVDEAFRWSEENPHLQAKARTVLKDYAPGADPLKRKIASVFLESFLFYSGFYLPMYWSSRAKLTNTADLIRLIIRDEAVHGYYIGYKFQRGLEKRNEAERMMLKDYAFGLMFELYEIEAKYTEELYDELGLSEDVKAFLHYNANKALQNLGYEALFPEEACQVNPAVLAALSPDSENHDFFSGSGSSYVIGKAVATEDDDWDF, from the coding sequence ATGGATGGCCTGAATGTAGACCCGTCAATGACAATGACACCCAAAGCGATCAACTGGAACCGCTTGCAGGATGACAAGGACCTTGAGGTCTGGAACCGTCTGACCGCGAATTTCTGGTTGCCGGAGAAGGTGCCACTGTCGAATGACATTCCATCATGGGCGACCTTGCGTCCCCATGAACAGCAACTGACGATCCGCGTCTTTACCGGACTGACCCTGCTGGACACGATCCAGAACGCCATCGGCGCACCATCCATGATGCCCGACGCGATCACCCCACATGAGGAAGCGGTGCTGTCCAACATCGCCTTCATGGAAGCGGTGCACGCACGCTCCTACTCCTCGATCTTCTCGACCCTGTGCTCGACCAAGGAAGTGGACGAGGCATTCCGCTGGTCCGAAGAGAACCCGCATCTGCAGGCGAAGGCTCGCACGGTTCTCAAGGATTACGCACCGGGCGCCGATCCGCTGAAGCGCAAGATCGCTTCCGTATTCCTCGAAAGCTTCCTGTTCTATTCCGGCTTCTACCTGCCAATGTACTGGTCAAGCCGGGCCAAGCTGACGAACACTGCCGACCTGATCCGCCTGATCATCCGTGACGAAGCGGTGCATGGCTATTACATCGGCTACAAGTTCCAGCGCGGTCTCGAGAAGCGCAATGAAGCCGAGCGCATGATGCTCAAGGATTATGCCTTTGGCCTGATGTTCGAGCTTTATGAGATCGAGGCGAAATACACCGAGGAGCTGTATGACGAGCTTGGCCTGAGCGAAGACGTCAAAGCCTTCCTGCATTACAACGCCAACAAGGCGCTGCAGAATCTCGGCTATGAAGCGCTGTTCCCGGAAGAGGCATGCCAGGTCAACCCGGCTGTTCTCGCCGCCCTGTCACCGGACAGTGAGAACCACGACTTCTTCTCCGGCTCCGGCTCGTCCTATGTGATCGGCAAGGCCGTCGCTACCGAGGATGATGACTGGGACTTCTGA